From a region of the Oryza sativa Japonica Group chromosome 6, ASM3414082v1 genome:
- the LOC9272382 gene encoding uncharacterized protein, with the protein MARDVVEAAAAADGRHHHKAVVAADGGGGGGAGTAALVWDCGSALYDSYELTSFRRQLDAAVLSCGGRSLSMPHLLSSSSTQQQQMPAGRRRRRRRRLPAMLRRLFGKVLLRLRFPVASRAARGGWYDYGAHGDGRPGSPWSGALTSIPEESASPENGPSSSPLVDDDGPSALRKAQSERFVGSKTASSMVQFDVVL; encoded by the coding sequence ATGGCGAGAGACGTCGTcgaggccgcggcggcagcggatggTCGTCATCATCACAAGGCGGTTgttgcggcggacggcggcggcggcggcggcgcggggacggcggcgctggtgTGGGACTGCGGCAGCGCGCTCTACGACTCGTACGAGCTCACCTCCTTCCGCCGccagctcgacgccgccgtgcTCTCCTGCGGCGGCAGGTCGCTGTCCATGCCGCACctgctgtcgtcgtcgtcgacgcagcagcagcagatgccggcggggcggaggaggaggaggaggcggcggctgccggcgaTGCTCCGGAGGCTGTTCGGGAAGGTGCTGCTCCGGCTGAGGTTCCCCGTGGCGTCGAGGGCGGCGAGGGGTGGCTGGTACGACTACggcgcccacggcgacggccgcCCGGGGTCGCCGTGGTCCGGCGCGCTGACGTCGATCCCGGAGGAGAGCGCCAGCCCGGAGAACGGGCCGTCGTCGTCCCCGctggtcgacgacgacgggccGAGCGCGCTCCGCAAGGCGCAGTCGGAGCGCTTCGTCGGCAGCAAGACGGCATCGTCCATGGTGCAGTTCGATGTCGTCTTGTAG